The Metabacillus sediminilitoris genome window below encodes:
- a CDS encoding threonine/serine exporter family protein, giving the protein MLIEQFITSFIATAAFGIIFSAPAKTLLKCGFVGMIGWMIYLILYQYKMDSVLATLFASFIIAVISHFFAKKYKTPVIIFNVSGIIPLVPGGLAYDAMRQVVENDFNAAIPLAAKAFMISGAIAIGLVLSEVMNQIIRKASLRKI; this is encoded by the coding sequence ATATTGATTGAACAGTTCATAACTAGTTTTATTGCGACAGCGGCATTTGGTATTATTTTTAGTGCGCCTGCTAAAACATTATTGAAATGCGGTTTTGTTGGAATGATTGGCTGGATGATTTATCTTATCTTGTATCAATATAAGATGGATAGTGTACTTGCCACATTATTTGCTTCCTTTATTATTGCTGTGATTAGTCATTTTTTTGCTAAAAAATATAAAACACCTGTCATTATTTTTAATGTTTCGGGCATTATACCGTTAGTCCCTGGCGGATTAGCATATGACGCTATGAGACAGGTGGTTGAAAATGATTTTAATGCGGCGATTCCTCTTGCTGCAAAGGCATTTATGATTTCTGGTGCGATTGCGATCGGGTTAGTTTTATCAGAGGTCATGAATCAGATTATTCGTAAGGCTAGTCTTAGGAAGATTTAA
- a CDS encoding uroporphyrinogen-III synthase: MKRLNGKTIALAGQRKSEELSKLVENLGGVALVRPAQGTVFLDDSNVEKEIHALVEGNFDWLIFTTGIGTDKLYQTAVSIGLGENFIKALEKAKIAARGYKTVNVLKKLGIKPDVRDDDGSTAGLVRELKAHRLTGCRVALQLHGDPAPLLMNLLDEQGAEYREILPYKHIPPKPEVMAQLVGEILRGEIDAVNFTSTPQARFLMAYAKEQGVEKELLEAFATNVMAVSVGKVTAQALREVGITRMVVPEEERMGSAIIALVRYYQDLEGNK, translated from the coding sequence GTGAAACGATTGAATGGCAAAACCATAGCTTTAGCTGGACAAAGAAAATCTGAAGAGCTGAGTAAGCTTGTTGAGAATTTAGGCGGGGTTGCTTTGGTACGACCTGCACAAGGAACTGTCTTCCTTGATGATTCAAATGTTGAGAAAGAGATCCATGCATTGGTCGAGGGAAACTTTGATTGGCTTATTTTCACGACTGGTATTGGGACAGATAAGTTATACCAAACAGCAGTGAGTATTGGGTTAGGTGAAAACTTTATTAAAGCATTAGAAAAAGCCAAAATTGCAGCAAGAGGCTATAAAACGGTGAATGTTTTAAAGAAATTAGGAATTAAGCCAGATGTTAGAGATGATGATGGCAGTACAGCAGGATTAGTAAGAGAACTGAAGGCACATCGTTTAACAGGCTGTCGTGTTGCCCTGCAGCTTCACGGTGATCCAGCGCCATTATTAATGAATTTGCTTGATGAACAAGGTGCCGAATATCGTGAAATCCTACCTTATAAGCATATTCCCCCAAAGCCTGAAGTGATGGCACAGCTTGTTGGTGAAATCTTAAGAGGTGAGATTGATGCGGTGAATTTTACTAGTACCCCTCAAGCTCGCTTTTTAATGGCATATGCTAAAGAGCAAGGTGTTGAAAAAGAACTCTTAGAGGCATTCGCAACAAATGTGATGGCTGTTTCAGTGGGCAAAGTGACTGCGCAGGCTTTACGTGAAGTGGGCATTACAAGAATGGTTGTACCAGAGGAGGAGCGAATGGGTAGTGCGATTATTGCCCTTGTCCGTTACTATCAAGACTTAGAAGGTAACAAATGA
- the purU gene encoding formyltetrahydrofolate deformylase, producing MNSFSKDQIEQFQKRNQNRGRLLVSCPDQPGIVSMISKFLFSHNANIIESSQYSTNPEGGTFFIRIEFECPGLKVKAKEMEKQFALLAEDFSMDWTLTHVYNVKKTAIFVSKELHCLLELLWDWQSGDLMTDIALVISNHEDAREVVESFNIPFYYIPANKDIRAQVEEKQLELLKEHDIDLIILARYMQILTPNFVAANPNKIINIHHSFLPAFIGARPYERAYGRGVKLIGATSHYVTNDLDEGPIIEQDIARVNHRDDIDNMKKIGRTVERSVLVRAVKWHLEDRIIVHQNKTIVF from the coding sequence ATGAATTCATTTAGTAAAGATCAAATCGAACAATTTCAAAAGCGAAATCAAAATCGTGGGCGCCTTTTAGTTAGTTGCCCTGACCAACCTGGAATTGTTTCGATGATCTCAAAATTCTTATTTTCCCATAATGCAAATATTATTGAGTCAAGCCAGTATTCAACAAATCCTGAAGGCGGAACATTTTTCATTCGCATCGAATTTGAATGTCCCGGATTAAAGGTAAAGGCAAAAGAGATGGAGAAGCAGTTTGCTCTTCTTGCTGAGGATTTTTCAATGGATTGGACGCTAACTCATGTATATAATGTGAAAAAAACAGCAATCTTTGTATCAAAAGAACTTCACTGTTTATTAGAGCTTCTATGGGATTGGCAAAGTGGAGATCTAATGACAGATATTGCCCTTGTTATAAGTAATCACGAGGATGCAAGAGAGGTTGTTGAATCATTTAACATCCCGTTTTATTATATTCCAGCAAATAAAGATATTCGCGCTCAAGTAGAAGAAAAACAACTGGAGCTGCTAAAAGAGCACGATATTGATTTAATTATATTGGCACGATATATGCAAATCTTAACACCGAACTTTGTTGCCGCAAATCCTAATAAGATTATTAACATTCATCATTCATTCTTACCAGCATTCATTGGCGCAAGGCCATATGAACGTGCGTATGGACGCGGAGTAAAGCTAATCGGTGCAACATCCCATTATGTTACAAATGACCTTGATGAAGGTCCGATTATCGAGCAGGATATCGCTCGTGTAAATCATCGCGATGATATCGATAATATGAAAAAAATCGGTCGTACGGTTGAACGAAGTGTACTCGTCCGCGCCGTGAAATGGCATTTGGAAGATCGAATTATTGTTCATCAAAATAAAACGATTGTTTTCTAA
- a CDS encoding nitrate/nitrite transporter has translation MKISDLKSSGNPKTLFSSFLYFDISFMIWVILGALGVFITQDFGLSPAQKGLIVAVPILAGSFFRIVLGVLTDRIGPKKTAIIGMSITTIPLLWGTFGGTTLSELYMIGILLGVAGASFSVALPMASRWYPPHLQGLAMGIAGAGNSGTLIATLFGPRIAENIGWHATMGIALIPLLITFTIFIFLAKDAPTQPEPQPLANYFKVFAYKDTWFFCLLYSVTFGGFVGLTNFLSMFFVDEYQLSSVQAGDFVTLCVAAGSFFRPVGGFLSDKFGGAKVLNVLFIMIAICMVAVSQLPPLFVMTAVLFVGMLCLGMGNGAVFQLVPQRFQKEIGVITGIVGAAGGVGGFFLPTLLGTFKELTGSYASGFIIFSIIALMAFVILLVVSNTWKKAVNLKGNAMKV, from the coding sequence ATGAAAATTTCTGATTTAAAATCGAGTGGTAACCCGAAGACTCTATTTTCTTCCTTCCTTTATTTCGATATCAGCTTTATGATATGGGTTATACTTGGTGCACTCGGCGTATTCATTACTCAAGACTTTGGATTATCACCTGCTCAAAAAGGATTAATTGTAGCAGTACCGATTCTTGCCGGCTCGTTTTTCCGTATAGTGTTAGGGGTGTTAACAGATCGAATTGGCCCTAAGAAGACAGCCATTATAGGAATGAGCATTACGACAATTCCGCTACTTTGGGGAACGTTTGGCGGGACTACCTTATCAGAGCTTTATATGATCGGGATTTTATTAGGGGTTGCCGGTGCAAGCTTTTCCGTTGCATTACCAATGGCGAGTCGATGGTATCCGCCGCATTTGCAAGGCTTAGCAATGGGGATTGCTGGTGCAGGGAACAGCGGAACATTAATTGCCACATTATTTGGACCTCGTATTGCTGAAAATATCGGTTGGCATGCAACAATGGGAATCGCCCTTATTCCGCTACTTATTACGTTCACAATTTTTATCTTTTTAGCAAAGGATGCACCAACACAACCAGAACCACAGCCATTGGCAAATTACTTCAAAGTATTTGCTTATAAAGATACATGGTTTTTCTGTTTGCTTTATAGTGTGACCTTTGGTGGTTTTGTTGGGTTAACAAACTTTTTAAGTATGTTTTTTGTTGATGAATATCAATTATCAAGTGTCCAAGCCGGTGATTTTGTTACGCTATGTGTAGCAGCAGGCAGCTTTTTCCGTCCTGTCGGCGGCTTTCTTTCTGACAAATTCGGCGGTGCGAAGGTATTAAATGTCTTGTTTATCATGATTGCCATATGTATGGTAGCCGTTAGTCAGCTTCCTCCTTTATTTGTCATGACAGCCGTATTATTTGTCGGGATGTTATGTTTAGGTATGGGTAATGGCGCAGTATTTCAATTAGTTCCCCAGCGATTCCAAAAAGAAATTGGGGTTATTACAGGTATTGTCGGGGCAGCAGGCGGCGTTGGCGGTTTCTTTTTACCAACATTATTAGGCACATTTAAGGAATTGACCGGCTCTTATGCTTCAGGATTTATCATTTTCTCTATCATCGCACTCATGGCATTTGTTATTTTGTTAGTTGTGAGCAATACTTGGAAGAAAGCAGTAAATTTAAAAGGAAATGCTATGAAAGTTTAA
- a CDS encoding MarR family winged helix-turn-helix transcriptional regulator — protein MENTSKLFHMLYQKTRLMTKEQNDHIQKHGLYSSQWSILFCLKINGPMTQSDIWRYLSVEAPTITRTIVKLEDSGWVKRTQGSDKRERLVSLTDKAIENFPSIELDVRAFEQKMLASLSKEEQENLFHLLTKLGTPNK, from the coding sequence ATGGAAAACACAAGCAAGCTCTTTCACATGCTCTATCAGAAAACGCGGCTAATGACAAAAGAACAAAATGACCATATCCAAAAACACGGCTTATATAGTTCACAATGGTCGATTCTTTTTTGCTTAAAAATCAATGGACCGATGACACAAAGTGATATTTGGCGTTATTTATCTGTAGAAGCTCCAACCATTACCCGTACAATTGTAAAGCTCGAGGATAGCGGCTGGGTTAAACGGACACAAGGAAGCGATAAACGTGAGCGGCTCGTTTCACTTACAGATAAAGCAATTGAAAATTTCCCATCCATTGAACTAGATGTAAGAGCATTTGAGCAAAAAATGCTTGCATCGTTATCGAAAGAAGAACAGGAAAACTTGTTCCACTTATTAACGAAACTTGGTACACCAAACAAATAA
- the nirB gene encoding nitrite reductase large subunit NirB encodes MKQKLVVIGNGMAGIRCVEEILKQNSSLFDISIIGSEPHLNYNRILLSSVLQGETTFQDISIHSLTWYEENGIKLFSGETVVNIDDHKKQIETDKKRIINYDKVIIATGSIPFVLPIPGSEKDGVVTFRTIDDCKEIIETSKHYKKAVVIGGGVLGLEAARGLVNLGLEVKVIHNSAYLMERQLDSISSTMLQKELEKQGMEFLLGKVTKEIIGDHRVREIQFTDGTSIETDFVVMSVGVRPNIELAKKSGILTNRGIIVNDYLKTNKADIYAVGECVEHKGVIYGLVKPLYEQGKVLAKHICGLDEQGYKGTVLSTSLKVPGVDLFSVGEFAEDDTTTSLKILNEVDGVYKKIVIRDDMIVGAVLYGNTADQSKLLDMIIKRKYVSDEEKRSLLQTADTNGPQIKSMKLTEIICNCNGVSKGAIMEAVQQKELTTVEQVKQCTKASGSCGGCKSVVSDLLHYIHSDECNETIQQKSLCTCTSLTEDEVVLQIQQRNLFKIQDVFKQLEWKTSEGCSSCVPAINYYLAMIYPENETYLVEGNMKAQLQRDGTYSIIPQMYGGKTNAEELQKISHLMKKYNLTDVGFTPDQRIQINGIKKEELHAVYSELNMPLRAAQKHTIRLVNNSFGEQYCQCHKENALQLSIDMEKELDYLLTPHNVVLAVAACKHSPVDLLTKDFSVIGFNRGWEIYVGGSISPQMKQGELFTVAKHDQDAKELICGLVQYYRETANYLEQVSDWVDRVGLIHIREVLFDDVLRGLLLERLEAEKFAFTGQFVK; translated from the coding sequence ATGAAGCAAAAATTAGTGGTAATCGGAAATGGAATGGCGGGTATTCGTTGTGTTGAAGAAATCTTAAAACAAAATTCAAGTCTTTTTGATATATCAATAATAGGGAGTGAACCGCATCTAAATTATAATCGGATTTTATTATCCTCTGTTTTACAAGGGGAGACGACATTTCAAGACATATCGATCCATTCGTTAACATGGTATGAAGAAAATGGGATAAAACTCTTTTCAGGAGAAACGGTTGTAAACATAGATGATCACAAAAAACAGATTGAAACAGATAAAAAGCGCATCATCAACTATGATAAAGTGATTATTGCTACTGGCTCCATACCATTTGTTTTACCCATACCAGGTAGTGAAAAGGATGGAGTTGTAACATTCCGCACAATAGATGATTGTAAGGAAATCATTGAAACGTCAAAGCATTATAAAAAAGCGGTTGTAATCGGTGGCGGAGTATTAGGCTTAGAAGCAGCAAGAGGACTTGTAAATCTAGGCTTAGAGGTTAAAGTTATCCACAATTCTGCGTATTTAATGGAACGTCAGCTTGATTCAATTTCATCAACCATGCTTCAAAAAGAATTAGAGAAGCAAGGGATGGAATTTCTCTTAGGGAAAGTGACAAAAGAGATTATCGGAGATCATCGCGTGAGAGAAATTCAGTTTACAGATGGGACATCTATAGAAACTGATTTTGTCGTCATGTCAGTAGGGGTGAGGCCGAATATCGAGCTTGCTAAGAAAAGCGGCATTTTGACTAATCGCGGAATCATTGTTAACGACTATTTAAAAACAAATAAAGCTGACATTTACGCTGTTGGTGAATGTGTTGAACATAAAGGCGTGATTTATGGATTAGTCAAACCACTTTATGAACAAGGGAAAGTTCTCGCTAAGCATATTTGCGGGCTAGACGAGCAGGGCTACAAGGGAACGGTCTTATCAACAAGCTTAAAGGTACCGGGTGTTGATCTCTTCTCCGTAGGTGAATTCGCTGAGGATGACACGACGACCTCATTAAAGATCTTGAATGAAGTGGATGGAGTGTATAAAAAAATCGTTATCCGTGATGATATGATTGTTGGTGCCGTGTTATACGGAAATACAGCAGACCAATCGAAACTATTAGATATGATCATAAAAAGAAAGTATGTTAGCGATGAAGAGAAACGAAGCCTTCTTCAAACGGCAGATACGAATGGTCCACAGATAAAATCTATGAAGCTAACTGAAATTATTTGTAACTGTAATGGGGTTTCAAAAGGAGCCATCATGGAGGCAGTTCAACAGAAAGAGTTAACAACAGTTGAGCAAGTGAAGCAATGCACAAAAGCATCGGGCTCATGTGGCGGGTGTAAGTCAGTTGTTTCAGACTTGTTACACTATATTCATAGTGATGAGTGTAATGAGACTATTCAACAAAAATCCTTATGTACATGTACATCATTGACTGAGGATGAGGTTGTCCTGCAAATTCAACAAAGAAACCTCTTCAAAATCCAAGATGTCTTTAAACAACTTGAATGGAAGACCTCTGAAGGCTGTTCAAGCTGTGTGCCAGCTATTAATTATTATTTAGCGATGATCTATCCGGAGAATGAGACATATTTAGTAGAAGGTAACATGAAGGCACAGCTTCAAAGGGATGGAACATATTCAATCATTCCACAAATGTATGGAGGAAAAACGAATGCTGAAGAGCTTCAAAAAATTTCTCACCTGATGAAAAAATACAATCTAACAGATGTCGGGTTTACACCTGATCAACGAATTCAAATAAATGGTATTAAAAAGGAAGAGCTTCATGCGGTCTATTCAGAATTAAATATGCCGTTGCGAGCAGCCCAAAAACATACGATCAGACTTGTAAACAACAGCTTTGGTGAGCAGTATTGTCAGTGCCATAAGGAAAATGCTTTACAGTTATCGATTGATATGGAAAAGGAATTAGATTATTTACTAACACCCCATAATGTTGTATTAGCTGTAGCAGCTTGCAAGCATAGTCCAGTTGATTTGCTGACAAAAGATTTTAGTGTCATAGGTTTTAACAGAGGATGGGAGATTTACGTAGGCGGAAGCATTAGTCCTCAAATGAAGCAAGGTGAATTATTTACAGTAGCTAAACATGATCAAGATGCAAAGGAATTGATATGCGGGCTTGTCCAATATTACAGGGAAACAGCGAATTACCTTGAGCAAGTAAGTGATTGGGTTGATAGAGTCGGCCTTATTCATATAAGAGAAGTTTTGTTTGATGATGTTCTTAGAGGGTTGTTACTTGAACGTCTTGAAGCAGAAAAGTTCGCCTTTACAGGTCAATTTGTAAAGTAG
- a CDS encoding MFS transporter: MEHEKKQPIWTKSFISISLSNFFIFIAFYGLLASLPIYVLDELHRSELDAGLVVTIFLLSAIIVRPFSGKLLADYGKKRMLMTSLLLFTICSFLYLWIDQYALLLVLRFFHGMWFSIATTATGAIAADLIPLKRRGEGLGYFVMSTNLAVVFGPLISLTLIQAASFKILFLVFAVLILVGLLITATSKVKELQQAPTETKKRLQFSDLIDQKALPVAFIGSLVAFSYSSVLSFLSIYAKELNLLDAASFFFVVFAVVMLIARPFSGRLFDTKGPHFIIYPALALFFIGLFLLSITQTSFMLLLSGAFIGLGYGTVVPSLQTLAVQATDRHRSGHATATFFTLFDTGLAIGSYVLGIVATQLGYSTLYFITTLFMIVVVICYKLVLHRKKGAAALNLEESNTSI; the protein is encoded by the coding sequence ATGGAACATGAAAAAAAGCAACCAATTTGGACCAAAAGTTTTATCAGTATTTCGTTAAGTAACTTTTTTATCTTTATCGCCTTTTATGGCTTACTAGCATCCTTGCCTATTTATGTCCTTGATGAACTCCATCGTTCAGAGCTTGATGCAGGTTTAGTTGTCACGATTTTTCTTTTATCAGCTATTATCGTTCGCCCATTTTCAGGCAAACTATTGGCTGATTACGGCAAAAAAAGAATGTTAATGACTAGTCTTCTCTTATTTACAATTTGTTCATTTTTGTACTTATGGATCGATCAATATGCTTTATTACTCGTTTTGCGATTTTTCCATGGAATGTGGTTCAGCATCGCAACGACAGCGACTGGTGCAATTGCAGCAGATCTTATCCCCCTAAAAAGACGTGGTGAAGGTCTTGGATATTTTGTCATGTCAACGAATCTTGCAGTTGTTTTCGGCCCTCTTATCTCACTAACTCTCATACAAGCAGCATCATTTAAGATCCTATTTCTTGTATTTGCGGTATTAATATTAGTCGGATTACTTATAACAGCTACAAGTAAGGTGAAGGAATTACAGCAAGCACCTACTGAAACGAAGAAACGATTACAGTTTTCAGATTTAATTGATCAAAAAGCATTGCCAGTTGCTTTTATTGGGAGTTTAGTAGCGTTCTCTTATTCAAGTGTTCTTTCGTTTCTATCTATCTATGCAAAAGAGCTTAATTTATTAGATGCAGCAAGCTTTTTCTTCGTTGTCTTTGCTGTTGTCATGTTAATCGCACGTCCTTTTAGCGGCCGCTTATTTGATACAAAAGGTCCACACTTTATCATTTATCCGGCACTTGCGCTATTTTTCATCGGATTGTTTTTATTAAGTATTACACAAACTTCCTTTATGCTTCTTCTATCAGGTGCATTTATTGGTCTTGGCTATGGAACGGTTGTCCCATCTTTACAAACACTTGCAGTACAAGCAACAGATCGCCATCGAAGCGGGCATGCTACAGCAACATTCTTTACACTTTTTGACACAGGTTTAGCAATTGGTTCTTATGTCCTTGGAATCGTTGCCACACAACTTGGATATAGTACTCTTTACTTCATTACTACTCTGTTTATGATCGTTGTCGTTATATGCTATAAGCTTGTGCTGCATCGAAAAAAAGGAGCTGCAGCGTTAAATTTGGAGGAATCAAACACTAGTATTTAA
- the nasC gene encoding assimilatory nitrate reductase catalytic subunit NasC produces the protein MTELLLKYFRTKQQEVQSEKMYNTQCPFCSMQCKMQLIEQSIVSRKKYTTIGKDNPTSEGRLCIKGMNAHQHAFHQDRITHPLLKVNGEFVRISWERALLHIKEQFSTIQAVDGYDALSVYGSASITNEEAYLLGKFARVALKTRYIDYNGRLCMSAAATAANQTFGADRGFTNTLKEVPFTRVIILSGTNIAECQPTIMPYFEKAKENGAFIIAIDPRETATTQIADMHLKVKPGMDAALANGLLKVIIEENLIDKKFIEERATGFDEVRDYVTSLSLEDLSDMTGVPIQQIRSAAIKFASEESGMIFTARGVEQQIDGTDAVRNLLNILISTGKIGKPLSGYGAITGQGNGQGAREHGQKADQLPGYRSIENEEHRAYIANVWGVKKEDLPRKGVSAFEVFKKIDQGEITGMLLMCSNPVVSNPNANFVKAALKKLKFLVAVDLFISETAQYADLILPASSYLEDEGTMTNLEGRVTLREASRPCPGEAKHDWEILCEIAKVLGKEQYFSYTKAEDIFNELRIASRGGTADYYGITYEKIKNEGGILWPCPDIEHNGTERLFEKSFAHPDGRAKMIAVKNTPDVPKEKICDEYPLYLTTGRVMSHYLTGVQTRKSSALAARNFESYLEIHPETARKFNIENNRLVSVASKRGRIVVRSKWSEKIRQDTVFVPFHWADSQNVNKLVGEELDPHCKMPGFKVSAVHVSPV, from the coding sequence TTGACCGAGCTATTACTAAAATATTTCCGGACAAAGCAACAAGAGGTTCAATCCGAGAAAATGTATAATACGCAATGTCCGTTCTGCAGTATGCAATGTAAAATGCAATTAATTGAACAATCAATTGTTTCGAGGAAAAAGTATACAACAATAGGGAAAGACAACCCCACGTCTGAAGGGAGGCTGTGCATTAAAGGTATGAATGCCCATCAGCATGCTTTTCATCAGGATCGAATTACACATCCTCTTCTGAAAGTAAATGGAGAATTTGTGCGAATTTCGTGGGAGCGAGCATTGCTTCATATTAAGGAACAATTTTCAACCATCCAGGCAGTTGATGGCTATGATGCATTATCTGTTTATGGAAGTGCATCAATCACGAATGAAGAGGCATATCTGCTTGGTAAATTTGCTCGTGTCGCATTAAAAACTCGTTATATTGATTATAATGGCCGATTATGTATGTCTGCGGCTGCAACCGCAGCGAATCAGACCTTTGGTGCTGATCGCGGGTTCACAAATACGTTAAAAGAAGTGCCATTTACACGAGTCATTATTTTATCAGGAACAAATATAGCAGAATGTCAGCCGACAATTATGCCCTACTTTGAAAAGGCAAAAGAAAACGGCGCATTTATCATTGCAATAGATCCGCGTGAGACAGCAACAACGCAAATCGCAGACATGCACCTTAAAGTAAAACCTGGGATGGATGCAGCGCTGGCAAATGGATTATTAAAGGTGATCATTGAAGAAAACTTAATTGATAAGAAATTTATCGAGGAAAGAGCGACAGGATTTGATGAAGTAAGGGATTATGTAACATCTCTATCATTAGAGGATCTCTCTGATATGACAGGTGTGCCGATTCAACAAATAAGAAGTGCTGCGATTAAATTTGCCAGCGAAGAATCTGGAATGATTTTCACAGCAAGGGGTGTAGAGCAGCAAATCGACGGGACAGATGCTGTGAGGAATTTACTGAATATTCTTATCTCTACAGGCAAGATCGGAAAGCCGCTTTCAGGTTATGGGGCAATTACCGGGCAAGGAAATGGGCAAGGAGCGCGCGAGCATGGGCAAAAAGCCGATCAACTGCCAGGCTACAGATCGATTGAGAATGAAGAGCATCGTGCATACATCGCAAATGTATGGGGTGTTAAGAAAGAAGACCTGCCTAGAAAAGGTGTTTCAGCTTTTGAGGTGTTTAAAAAAATAGATCAGGGTGAAATTACTGGCATGCTTCTTATGTGCTCAAATCCAGTCGTATCAAATCCAAATGCTAATTTTGTAAAAGCTGCTCTAAAGAAATTAAAGTTTCTTGTTGCAGTCGATTTATTTATTTCTGAGACAGCTCAATATGCTGATCTCATTCTACCTGCTTCATCTTACTTAGAAGATGAAGGAACAATGACTAACCTTGAAGGTCGAGTAACACTTCGCGAAGCGAGTCGGCCATGTCCCGGTGAAGCTAAGCATGATTGGGAGATTCTTTGTGAGATTGCGAAAGTACTAGGGAAAGAACAGTATTTTTCTTATACAAAAGCAGAGGACATCTTTAATGAGTTAAGGATTGCAAGTCGAGGCGGTACAGCAGACTATTACGGGATAACATATGAGAAAATTAAAAACGAAGGAGGAATTCTTTGGCCTTGTCCTGACATTGAGCATAATGGAACAGAACGATTATTTGAAAAATCGTTTGCCCATCCTGATGGAAGAGCTAAAATGATTGCTGTTAAAAACACTCCTGATGTTCCGAAGGAAAAAATATGTGATGAATATCCGTTATACTTAACAACTGGCCGAGTGATGTCACACTATTTAACAGGAGTGCAAACAAGGAAAAGCTCAGCACTAGCGGCGAGAAACTTTGAATCTTATCTTGAAATCCACCCAGAGACAGCAAGGAAGTTTAATATCGAAAATAACCGGTTAGTTTCTGTTGCTTCAAAACGAGGGCGGATTGTCGTTAGAAGTAAATGGTCGGAAAAAATCAGGCAAGATACTGTTTTTGTCCCTTTTCACTGGGCAGATAGTCAAAATGTAAACAAGCTCGTCGGAGAAGAGCTTGATCCGCATTGTAAAATGCCGGGGTTTAAGGTGAGTGCTGTTCATGTAAGTCCTGTGTGA
- a CDS encoding threonine/serine exporter family protein, with amino-acid sequence MDKKQDQTFDIIEVCLLAGKIMLRGGAETYRVEDTMMRIAAAYGIYHSHSYVTPTGIIFSIDSHHPTKLVRIVDRSTNLQKVAKVNSVSRLISSGDLTVKEALEQLKEIERDALAYPTWVQIAAASISSGCFLIMFQGDWTDFLPALLTGGIGFSCLIYFHQLVEIKFFAEFLASLIIGLISVLFVVFNIGTELDKIIIGSVMPLVPGLLITNAVRDLMAGHLVSGISKGAEAFLTAFAIGAGVAIVFSF; translated from the coding sequence GTGGATAAGAAACAAGATCAAACCTTTGATATTATCGAAGTATGTTTGCTGGCAGGGAAGATCATGCTTAGAGGCGGCGCTGAGACTTATCGTGTAGAAGATACCATGATGCGAATAGCTGCTGCCTATGGAATTTATCATTCACATAGCTATGTAACTCCTACTGGTATTATTTTTTCAATTGATAGTCATCACCCTACGAAATTAGTGAGAATTGTTGATCGATCAACAAATTTGCAAAAAGTGGCAAAAGTAAACAGTGTTTCAAGGTTAATTAGCAGTGGGGATCTTACTGTTAAAGAGGCGTTAGAGCAACTTAAAGAGATCGAACGGGATGCACTGGCATACCCAACCTGGGTACAAATCGCGGCAGCTTCCATTTCAAGCGGTTGTTTTTTAATTATGTTTCAAGGCGATTGGACGGACTTTCTCCCTGCCTTACTAACTGGTGGAATTGGATTTTCATGTTTAATTTATTTTCACCAATTGGTAGAAATAAAGTTTTTTGCTGAATTTTTAGCCTCACTAATCATCGGGTTGATATCGGTATTGTTTGTTGTATTCAATATCGGTACTGAACTGGATAAGATTATTATTGGTTCTGTGATGCCTTTAGTTCCAGGTTTGTTAATTACCAACGCTGTAAGAGATTTAATGGCAGGACATTTGGTATCAGGCATTTCTAAGGGTGCCGAAGCATTTTTAACGGCATTTGCCATTGGAGCAGGCGTAGCGATCGTTTTTTCATTTTAA